The following proteins are encoded in a genomic region of Fusarium oxysporum f. sp. lycopersici 4287 chromosome 1, whole genome shotgun sequence:
- a CDS encoding glucosamine-fructose-6-phosphate aminotransferase, whose amino-acid sequence MCGIFGYINYLVEKDRKFILDTLVNGLSRLEYRGYDSAGLAIDGDKKKEVLAFKEVGKVAKLRKLIDESDLDLEKIFDSHAGIAHTRWATHGPPSTTNCHPHRSDVNWEFTVVHNGIITNYKELKTLLQAKGFKFETETDTECIAKLTKYIHDQHPSIGFTDLAKAVIQELEGAYGLLIKSVHYPHEVIAARKGSPLVIGVKTERRMKVDFVDVEYSDENAALPAEAASQNVAIKKNDLLAPDTGLLGAADKSLLHRSQSRAFMTDDGMPMPTEFFLSSDPSAIVEHTKKVMYLEDDDIAHIHEGSLNIHRLKKADGSSNVRTIQTLELELQEIMKGKFDHFMQKEIFEQPESVVNTMRGRLDIANKTVTLGGLRSYISTIRRCRRIIFIACGTSYHSCMAVRGVFEELAEIPIAVELASDFLDRQAPVFRDDTCVFVSQSGETADSLMALRYCLERGALTVGIVNVVGSSISLLTHCGVHINAGPEIGVASTKAYTSQFIAMVMFALSLSEDRASKKARREEIMEGLSNVSAQIKSILELDSSIKKLCENFKNQKSLLLLGRGSQFSTALEGALKIKEISYLHCEAVMSGELKHGVLALVDENLPIIMILTRDDLFKKSLNAYQQVIARGGKPIVICNPSDEEFKSSEAEKIEIPKTVDVLQGLLNVIPLQLIAYWLAVLEGLNVDFPRNLAKSVTVE is encoded by the exons ATGTG TGGTATTTTCGGATACATCAACTACCTGGTGGAGAAGGACCGCAAGTTCATTCTCGACACTCTTGTCAACG GTCTGTCCCGTCTCGAGTACCGTGGATATGACTCTGCTGGTCTAGCCATCGAcggcgacaagaagaaggaggttctCGCTTTCAAGGAGGTTGGCAAGGTCGCCAAGCTCCGAAAGCTCATTGACGAGTCCGACCTCGACCTCGAGAAGATCTTTGATTCACATGCCGGTATTGCCCACACCCGATGGGCTACTCACGGTCCTCCTTCCACCACCAACTGCCACCCTCACCG ATCTGACGTCAACTGGGAGTTCACCGTTGTCCACAATggtatcatcaccaactacAAGGAGTTAAAGACTCTTCTCCAAGCCAAGGGTTTCAAGTTCGAGACTGAGACCGACACTGAATGCATTGCAAAGCTCACCAAGTACATCCACGACCAGCACCCATCCATTGGCTTCACCGACCTTGCCAAGGCCGTTATCCAGGAGCTCGAGGGTGCTTatggtcttctcatcaagtccGTCCATTACCCCCATGAGGTTATCGCCGCCCGAAAGGGTTCTCCTCTCGTCATCGGTGTCAAGACCGAGCGTCGCATGAAGGTCGACTTTGTCGATGTTGAATACTCTGACGAGAACGCTGCCCTCCCCGCCGAGGCTGCTTCCCAGAATGttgccatcaagaagaacgacCTTCTTGCTCCCGACACTGGCCTTCTCGGTGCCGCCGACAAGTCTCTCCTCCACCGATCTCAGTCTCGTGCTTTCATGACTGATGATGGCATGCCCATGCCCACTGagttcttcctctcctctgACCCTTCGGCCATTGTCGAGCACACCAAGAAGGTCATGTACCTCGAGGATGATGACATTGCCCACATTCACGAGGGCTCCCTCAACATCCACCGCCTCAAGAAGGCCGATGGCAGCTCCAACGTCCGAACCATCCAGACCCTTGAGCTCGAGCTCCAGGAGATCATGAAGGGCAAGTTCGACCACTTCATGCAGAAGGAGATTTTCGAGCAGCCCGAGTCCGTCGTCAACACCATGCGTGGTCGTCTCGACATTGCCAACAAGACCGTCACCCTTGGCGGTCTCCGCTCTTACATCTCCACCATTCGCCGATGCCGCcgcatcatcttcattgcTTGCGGTACTTCTTACCACTCTTGCATGGCTGTCCGTGGTGTCTTTGAGGAGCTTGCTGAGATCCCCATCGCCGTTGAGCTGGCTTCCGATTTCCTCGACCGACAGGCCCCTGTCTTCCGTGACGACACCTGCGTCTTCGTCTCTCAGTCTGGTGAGACTGCCGACTCCCTCATGGCTCTCCGCTACTGCTTGGAGCGTGGTGCCCTGACTGTCGGTATTGTTAACGTTGTCGGCTCCTCCATCTCTCTCCTTACCCACTGTGGTGTCCACATCAACGCCGGTCCCGAGATCGGTGTCGCCTCCACCAAGGCCTACACCTCACAGTTCATTGCCATGGTCATGTTTGCTCTGTCTCTGAGCGAGGACCGTGCTTCCAAGAAGGCTCGCCGCGAGGAGATCATGGAGGGTCTCTCCAACGTCTCTGCCCAGATCAAGTCCATTCTCGAGCTTGACTCCTCCATCAAGAAGCTTTGCGAGAACTTCAAGAACCAGAAGtctctcctccttctcggccGTGGCAGCCAGTTCTCCACTGCTCTTGAGGGTGCCCTCAAGATTAAGGAAATCTCCTACCTTCACTGCGAAGCCGTCATGTCCGGTGAGCTGAAGCACGGTGTCCTGGCTCTGGTCGACGAGAACCTCCCCATTATCATGATTCTCACCCGTGACGACCTATTCAAGAAGTCACTCAACGCCTATCAGCAGGTTATTGCTCGCGGTGGTAAGCCCATCGTTATCTGCAACCCCTCTGATGAGGAGTTCAAGTCTTCTGAAGCCGAGAAGATCGAGATCCCCAAGACGGTCGACGTTCTCCAGGGTCTCCTCAACGTTATCCCTCTCCAGCTCATTGCCTACTGGCTTGCCGTTCTTGAGGGTCTCAACGTTGATTTCCCTCGTAACCTGGCCAAGTCGGTCACTGTCGAGTAA
- a CDS encoding glucosamine-fructose-6-phosphate aminotransferase, producing MKVDFVDVEYSDENAALPAEAASQNVAIKKNDLLAPDTGLLGAADKSLLHRSQSRAFMTDDGMPMPTEFFLSSDPSAIVEHTKKVMYLEDDDIAHIHEGSLNIHRLKKADGSSNVRTIQTLELELQEIMKGKFDHFMQKEIFEQPESVVNTMRGRLDIANKTVTLGGLRSYISTIRRCRRIIFIACGTSYHSCMAVRGVFEELAEIPIAVELASDFLDRQAPVFRDDTCVFVSQSGETADSLMALRYCLERGALTVGIVNVVGSSISLLTHCGVHINAGPEIGVASTKAYTSQFIAMVMFALSLSEDRASKKARREEIMEGLSNVSAQIKSILELDSSIKKLCENFKNQKSLLLLGRGSQFSTALEGALKIKEISYLHCEAVMSGELKHGVLALVDENLPIIMILTRDDLFKKSLNAYQQVIARGGKPIVICNPSDEEFKSSEAEKIEIPKTVDVLQGLLNVIPLQLIAYWLAVLEGLNVDFPRNLAKSVTVE from the coding sequence ATGAAGGTCGACTTTGTCGATGTTGAATACTCTGACGAGAACGCTGCCCTCCCCGCCGAGGCTGCTTCCCAGAATGttgccatcaagaagaacgacCTTCTTGCTCCCGACACTGGCCTTCTCGGTGCCGCCGACAAGTCTCTCCTCCACCGATCTCAGTCTCGTGCTTTCATGACTGATGATGGCATGCCCATGCCCACTGagttcttcctctcctctgACCCTTCGGCCATTGTCGAGCACACCAAGAAGGTCATGTACCTCGAGGATGATGACATTGCCCACATTCACGAGGGCTCCCTCAACATCCACCGCCTCAAGAAGGCCGATGGCAGCTCCAACGTCCGAACCATCCAGACCCTTGAGCTCGAGCTCCAGGAGATCATGAAGGGCAAGTTCGACCACTTCATGCAGAAGGAGATTTTCGAGCAGCCCGAGTCCGTCGTCAACACCATGCGTGGTCGTCTCGACATTGCCAACAAGACCGTCACCCTTGGCGGTCTCCGCTCTTACATCTCCACCATTCGCCGATGCCGCcgcatcatcttcattgcTTGCGGTACTTCTTACCACTCTTGCATGGCTGTCCGTGGTGTCTTTGAGGAGCTTGCTGAGATCCCCATCGCCGTTGAGCTGGCTTCCGATTTCCTCGACCGACAGGCCCCTGTCTTCCGTGACGACACCTGCGTCTTCGTCTCTCAGTCTGGTGAGACTGCCGACTCCCTCATGGCTCTCCGCTACTGCTTGGAGCGTGGTGCCCTGACTGTCGGTATTGTTAACGTTGTCGGCTCCTCCATCTCTCTCCTTACCCACTGTGGTGTCCACATCAACGCCGGTCCCGAGATCGGTGTCGCCTCCACCAAGGCCTACACCTCACAGTTCATTGCCATGGTCATGTTTGCTCTGTCTCTGAGCGAGGACCGTGCTTCCAAGAAGGCTCGCCGCGAGGAGATCATGGAGGGTCTCTCCAACGTCTCTGCCCAGATCAAGTCCATTCTCGAGCTTGACTCCTCCATCAAGAAGCTTTGCGAGAACTTCAAGAACCAGAAGtctctcctccttctcggccGTGGCAGCCAGTTCTCCACTGCTCTTGAGGGTGCCCTCAAGATTAAGGAAATCTCCTACCTTCACTGCGAAGCCGTCATGTCCGGTGAGCTGAAGCACGGTGTCCTGGCTCTGGTCGACGAGAACCTCCCCATTATCATGATTCTCACCCGTGACGACCTATTCAAGAAGTCACTCAACGCCTATCAGCAGGTTATTGCTCGCGGTGGTAAGCCCATCGTTATCTGCAACCCCTCTGATGAGGAGTTCAAGTCTTCTGAAGCCGAGAAGATCGAGATCCCCAAGACGGTCGACGTTCTCCAGGGTCTCCTCAACGTTATCCCTCTCCAGCTCATTGCCTACTGGCTTGCCGTTCTTGAGGGTCTCAACGTTGATTTCCCTCGTAACCTGGCCAAGTCGGTCACTGTCGAGTAA
- a CDS encoding 26S protease subunit rpt4, whose product MSAEDERQAALNSYRTKLMESREWEAKLKNLRLEIKDMQREFDKTEDNIKALQSVGQIIGEVLKQLDDERFIVKASSGPRYVVGCRSKVDKVKLKQGTRVALDMTTLTIMRMLPREVDPLVYNMSLEDPGQVSFAGIGGLNDQIRELREVIELPLKNPELFLRVGIKPPKGVLLYGPPGTGKTLLARAVASSLETNFLKVVSSAIVDKYIGESARLIREMFGYAKEHEPCIIFMDEIDAIGGRRFSEGTSADREIQRTLMELLNQLDGFDYLGKTKIIMATNRPDTLDPALLRAGRLDRKIEIPLPNEVGRLEILKIHSQSVVVDGDLDFESVVKMSDGLNGADLRNVVTEAGLFAIKDYRDSINQDDFNKAVRKVAESKKLEGKLEYQKL is encoded by the exons ATGTCTGCCGAAGACGAGCGCCAGGCTGCCCTTAACTCCTACCGCACGAAACTCATGGAGTCGCGAGAATGGGAGGCAAAGCTCAAGAATCTGCGTTTAGAAATCAAGGACATGCAGCGAGAGTTTGACAAGACCGAGGACAACATCAAGGCGCTACAGAGTGTGGGACAGATCATCGGCGAGGTACTGAAACAGCTTGATGACGAACGAT TTATCGTCAAGGCCTCATCGGGACCACGATATGTTGTCGGATGCAGATCAAAGgtcgacaaggtcaagctcAAGCAAGGTACCCGCGTTGCTCTCGACATGACGACACTCACCATCATGCGAATGCTTCCCCGCGAAGTCGACCCCTTGGTGTACAACATGTCCCTGGAGGACCCAGGACAAGTCAGCTTTGCTGGTATCGGTGGATTGAACGATCAGATTCGAGAGCTTAGAGAAGTCATTGAGCTTCCCCTCAAGAACCCCGAACTGTTCCTCCGAGTAGGCATCAAACCTCCCAAGGGTGTCCTGTTGTATGGTCCTCCCGGAACTGGAAAAACTCTACTGGCACGAGCAGTTGCTAGCAGTCTAGAGACCAACTTCTTGAAGG TTGTTTCTTCCGCTATTGTCGATAAATATATTGGAGAATCTGCAAGACTGATCCGTGAGATGTTTGGCTATGCCAAGGAGCATGAGCCTTGCATCATTTTCATGGACGAAATTGATGCCATTGGCGGTCGTCGTTTCTCTGAGGGCACCAGTGCTGATCGTGAAATTCAACGAACACTCATGGAGTTGCTCAACCAGCTGGATGGTTTCGACTATCTGGGCAAaaccaagatcatcatggcaacCAACCGACCTGACACATTGGACCCTGCGCTTCTTCGTGCTGGTCGACTGGACCGAAAGATTGAGATTCCTCTGCCTAACGAGGTCGGACGTCTCGAGATTCTCAAGATTCACTCACAAAGCGTGGTAGTCGATGGAGACCTTGATTTCGAAAGTGTGGTGAAGATGAGTGACGGGCTCAACGGTGCTGATTTGCGAAATGTGGTTACTGAAGC CGGTCTATTTGCTATCAAGGACTACCGAGACTCGATCAATCAGGACGATTTCAACAAGGCTGTTCGCAAGGTCGCAGAATCCAAGAAGTTGGAGGGCAAGCTTGAGTACCAGAAGCTGTAA
- a CDS encoding 26S protease subunit rpt4 encodes MTTLTIMRMLPREVDPLVYNMSLEDPGQVSFAGIGGLNDQIRELREVIELPLKNPELFLRVGIKPPKGVLLYGPPGTGKTLLARAVASSLETNFLKVVSSAIVDKYIGESARLIREMFGYAKEHEPCIIFMDEIDAIGGRRFSEGTSADREIQRTLMELLNQLDGFDYLGKTKIIMATNRPDTLDPALLRAGRLDRKIEIPLPNEVGRLEILKIHSQSVVVDGDLDFESVVKMSDGLNGADLRNVVTEAGLFAIKDYRDSINQDDFNKAVRKVAESKKLEGKLEYQKL; translated from the exons ATGACGACACTCACCATCATGCGAATGCTTCCCCGCGAAGTCGACCCCTTGGTGTACAACATGTCCCTGGAGGACCCAGGACAAGTCAGCTTTGCTGGTATCGGTGGATTGAACGATCAGATTCGAGAGCTTAGAGAAGTCATTGAGCTTCCCCTCAAGAACCCCGAACTGTTCCTCCGAGTAGGCATCAAACCTCCCAAGGGTGTCCTGTTGTATGGTCCTCCCGGAACTGGAAAAACTCTACTGGCACGAGCAGTTGCTAGCAGTCTAGAGACCAACTTCTTGAAGG TTGTTTCTTCCGCTATTGTCGATAAATATATTGGAGAATCTGCAAGACTGATCCGTGAGATGTTTGGCTATGCCAAGGAGCATGAGCCTTGCATCATTTTCATGGACGAAATTGATGCCATTGGCGGTCGTCGTTTCTCTGAGGGCACCAGTGCTGATCGTGAAATTCAACGAACACTCATGGAGTTGCTCAACCAGCTGGATGGTTTCGACTATCTGGGCAAaaccaagatcatcatggcaacCAACCGACCTGACACATTGGACCCTGCGCTTCTTCGTGCTGGTCGACTGGACCGAAAGATTGAGATTCCTCTGCCTAACGAGGTCGGACGTCTCGAGATTCTCAAGATTCACTCACAAAGCGTGGTAGTCGATGGAGACCTTGATTTCGAAAGTGTGGTGAAGATGAGTGACGGGCTCAACGGTGCTGATTTGCGAAATGTGGTTACTGAAGC CGGTCTATTTGCTATCAAGGACTACCGAGACTCGATCAATCAGGACGATTTCAACAAGGCTGTTCGCAAGGTCGCAGAATCCAAGAAGTTGGAGGGCAAGCTTGAGTACCAGAAGCTGTAA
- a CDS encoding Ca2+-transporting ATPase — translation MQRQFTRLTKKTNDRMVNVIRSGKSQEISINDVMVGDVMHLATGDIVPVDGIFIQGSAVKCDESSATGESDLLRKTPAADVFDAIQKLDTKEAEKLDPFIISGSKVNEGNGTFLVTAVGVNSSYGRISMALRTEQEDTPLQKKLNILADWIAKVGAGAALLLFVVLFIKFCAQLPNNRGSPSEKGQEFMKIFIVSVTVVVVAVPEGLPLAVTLALSFATVKMLRDNNLVRILKACETMGNATTVCSDKTGTLTQNKMTVVAATLGKTTSFGGTDPPMDKSLFIERKAFTVPNVPDADFVNGLSQQVKTLLIQSNVLNSTAFEGDQDGQKTFVGSKTEVALLTYCRDHLGAGPIQEIRSSANIVQTVPFDSKNKYSAVIVKLPSGKYRVYAKGASEIMLEKCTKCLENVSQGETMSVPLNEADRDMFGMIISSYAGQTLRTIGSSYRDFESWPPEGAVSPDNPQYADFNAVHQDMTLIGIYGIKDPLRPTVISALEDCRRAGVFVRMVTGDNIQTASAIASECGIFRPDEGGIAMEGPEFRRLPPEELKQKVRHLQVLARSSPEDKRILVRTLKDLGETVAVTGDGTNDAPALKMADIGFSMGIAGTEVAKEASSIILLDDK, via the coding sequence ATGCAGCGACAGTTCACTCGACTCACCAAGAAAACCAATGATCGTATGGTCAATGTTATTCGTTCAGGGAAGTCCCAAGAGATATCCATCAACGACGTAATGGTCGGGGATGTCATGCATCTTGCCACGGGAGATATCGTACCAGTAGATGGCATCTTTATTCAAGGCAGCGCCGTCAAGTGTGATGAGTCCTCAGCTACTGGAGAGTCGGATCTGCTCCGAAAGacaccagcagcagatgTTTTCGATGCAATCCAGAAACTCGACACCAaggaggcagagaagctcgatcctttcatcatctcaggAAGCAAGGTCAATGAGGGCAATGGAACATTTCTTGTGACTGCTGTGGGTGTCAATTCCAGCTATGGCCGAATCTCAATGGCCCTCCGCACCGAACAGGAAGACACACCTCTGCAGAAGAAGCTTAACATCTTGGCAGATTGGATCGCCAAAGTAGGTGCTGGCGCCGCGCTATTGTTATTCGTCGTGctcttcatcaagttctGTGCTCAGCTTCCAAACAACCGCGGATCTCCCTCTGAGAAGGGTCAAGAATTCATGAAGATTTTCATCGTATCAGTCACTGTTGTTGTAGTGGCTGTCCCCGAAGGATTACCCTTGGCAGTCACACTGGCACTGAGCTTTGCGACTGTCAAGATGCTCCGCGACAACAATCTCGTTCGAATCCTCAAGGCCTGCGAGACGATGGGAAATGCCACGACTGTTTGCTCTGATAAAACCGGGACACTTACCCAGAATAAAATGACGGTAGTTGCCGCCACACTTGGTAAAACAACCAGTTTCGGCGGTACTGATCCGCCAATGGACAAGTCCTTGTTCATCGAACGGAAGGCTTTCACTGTACCCAATGTCCCAGACGCCGACTTCGTGAATGGACTAAGTCAACAAGTCAAGACTCTACTCATCCAGTCCAATGTGCTCAACTCAACGGCCTTCGAAGGTGACCAGGATGGTCAGAAGACATTCGTCGGTTCTAAGACTGAGGTTGCTTTACTTACCTATTGCCGAGACCATCTGGGAGCTGGGCCAATCCAAGAGATACGATCGTCTGCCAATATCGTGCAGACAGTGCCTTTTGATAGCAAGAACAAGTACAGTGCTGTAATTGTTAAGCTGCCCAGTGGAAAGTATCGCGTATACGCAAAGGGCGCTTCTGAGATAATGCTGGAAAAGTGCACCAAGTGTCTCGAAAATGTGTCGCAGGGGGAAACGATGTCGGTTCCCCTGAATGAAGCCGATCGAGACATGTTCGGTATGATCATTAGCTCCTATGCAGGACAGACTCTCCGAACCATCGGGTCATCATATCGCGACTTCGAATCTTGGCCACCTGAGGGAGCTGTCTCCCCAGATAACCCGCAATACGCAGACTTCAATGCTGTGCACCAAGATATGACGCTGATTGGAATCTACGGTATCAAAGATCCGCTGCGACCGACTGTAATCAGTGCTCTTGAGGACTGTCGCCGGGCTGGCGTCTTTGTAAGAATGGTAACCGGTGACAATATCCAAACAGCCTCTGCTATTGCCTCCGAATGTGGTATTTTCCGTCCTGATGAAGGTGGCATCGCGATGGAAGGCCCCGAATTTCGAAGACTTCCACCTGAAGAGCTCAAACAAAAGGTGAGACATCTTCAGGTTCTGGCCCGCTCAAGCCCCGAGGATAAACGGATCCTGGTCCGTACCCTTAAAGATCTCGGGGAAACAGTGGCAGTGACAGGTGATGGAACGAATGACGCGCCAGCTTTGAAGATGGCAGACATTGGATTCTCCATGGGCATTGCTGGAACAGAAGTGGCTAAGGAAGCATCGTCGAttatccttcttgatgacaAGTAA
- a CDS encoding ubiquinol-cytochrome c reductase subunit 9, whose amino-acid sequence MALANTLYRSLFSTNYLMLATVFTAGFAWEIGFNNVMDKVWDNNNRGRQWKDIRHKFLEGGDEDEE is encoded by the exons ATG GCCCTCGCCAATACACTCTACAG GAGCCTCTTCTCCACCAACTACCTGATGCTCGCCACCGTTTTCACTGCTGGCTTCGCCTGGGAGAT TGGCTTCAACAACGTTATGGACAAGGTCTGGGACAACAACAACCGAGGC CGACAATGGAAGGATATCCGACATAAGTTCCTCGAGGgcggcgatgaggatgaggaataA